A region from the bacterium genome encodes:
- a CDS encoding xanthine dehydrogenase family protein molybdopterin-binding subunit: MPDRINHGWRNDAVAKVTGAAKYADDLHYPGMLHAVPVYTEYVHATLIAIDMQEALTQAGVVTIITASDVPGTVRFGQIRKDLRILVDDKIRFHGDVVAIVVAETHEQAIAAAKFVRVTAQPLPTVLDPEIALSPDAPLIHEEYASNIINEHRIRRGNIEQGFAESDVIVDHTFQTQFIEHAYMEPESAVCIPRDDGVIEVHGSMQHPFSTRRFVATLLDLKLADVEVIGTAMGGGFGGKDDTAAIVCARTALAAKLTGKPVKMTYSREMSIRESYKRHPYRVNYRLGVKCDGTIQAVKCRIVADGGAYCSVTPWVTWRSTVQCCGPYVVPNVHCDTFGVYTNNVYTGAMRGFGSPQINFVVEQMIEMAAEKIGMSPIAMRRINMVRQGSETITGQTLDTHTVSMEQALQVVLDASDYERKLANCSNGNPEQAEWYGIGLAMSYRGMSLGAEGKDFCAAIINAQFDGSVLLEVGIHENGQGSESAFIRLLASELGIPEHRIRYRRSSTATIPDSGTTVASRGTLMGSGAVVDAATILKTKIASIVASRLSTIPEDIQFFDGNVSARSNGNAISFADAIAELYQQQEFPFAFGVYRAPRVSWEEETGQGDAYFTWVYGCQAVEVSVNATTGKVKVLNVVAAHDVGRAIHRERVLGQFYGGVAMGMGYALSEQVKATDGKITTLNFNTYRIPRATDVPEIQAIILENRDPVSRSGAKGIGEPTNELMAPAIANAIYNATGQRFFQLPITAKSIVNALHREAAHAD; the protein is encoded by the coding sequence ATGCCTGACCGAATAAACCATGGCTGGCGTAACGACGCTGTCGCAAAAGTAACCGGCGCGGCAAAGTACGCCGACGATTTGCATTATCCCGGCATGTTGCACGCGGTTCCCGTTTACACCGAATATGTTCACGCAACGCTCATCGCAATCGATATGCAAGAAGCCTTGACGCAAGCTGGTGTCGTAACAATTATCACCGCGTCCGATGTCCCCGGAACGGTGCGGTTTGGACAGATTCGGAAAGACCTCCGGATTCTGGTCGACGACAAGATTCGGTTTCATGGCGACGTCGTTGCAATAGTCGTCGCCGAAACGCACGAGCAGGCGATTGCCGCAGCGAAGTTTGTTCGTGTAACAGCACAGCCATTGCCGACAGTACTTGATCCTGAAATTGCGTTATCGCCGGATGCTCCGCTGATCCATGAAGAATATGCCTCCAATATCATCAACGAGCATCGCATTCGCCGCGGCAATATCGAACAGGGATTCGCTGAGTCCGATGTAATCGTTGATCATACTTTCCAAACGCAGTTCATCGAACACGCCTATATGGAACCGGAATCGGCAGTTTGTATCCCTCGCGACGACGGCGTTATCGAGGTGCATGGCAGTATGCAGCACCCCTTTAGTACGCGCCGCTTTGTCGCAACTTTGCTCGATTTGAAACTTGCTGATGTCGAAGTGATTGGAACAGCTATGGGAGGCGGTTTTGGTGGAAAAGACGATACAGCGGCGATTGTTTGCGCTCGAACGGCATTAGCCGCAAAATTGACTGGTAAACCGGTGAAAATGACCTATAGCCGGGAAATGTCGATTCGTGAGAGTTACAAACGCCACCCTTACCGGGTGAATTATCGCTTGGGTGTGAAATGCGACGGAACGATTCAAGCCGTGAAATGCCGGATTGTTGCCGATGGCGGCGCCTATTGTTCGGTAACGCCGTGGGTCACATGGCGGTCGACGGTGCAATGCTGCGGCCCCTATGTCGTTCCCAACGTTCATTGCGATACGTTTGGCGTCTATACCAACAATGTCTATACAGGTGCGATGCGCGGATTCGGTTCACCGCAAATCAATTTCGTTGTCGAGCAGATGATTGAGATGGCCGCCGAAAAAATCGGTATGTCGCCTATTGCGATGCGTCGCATCAATATGGTGCGACAGGGCTCCGAAACGATTACCGGACAAACGCTCGACACTCATACTGTGAGTATGGAACAGGCGTTGCAGGTTGTATTGGACGCCAGCGATTACGAACGAAAACTCGCCAACTGCAGTAATGGAAACCCGGAACAAGCTGAATGGTATGGCATTGGTCTTGCCATGAGTTATCGCGGTATGAGTTTAGGCGCTGAGGGAAAAGATTTTTGTGCGGCAATCATTAATGCGCAATTCGATGGCTCGGTTTTACTCGAAGTGGGAATTCATGAAAACGGTCAAGGTTCAGAGTCAGCATTCATTCGATTGCTTGCATCTGAGTTAGGAATCCCGGAACATCGGATACGCTATCGCCGCAGTTCCACCGCTACGATTCCCGATAGCGGCACTACTGTTGCTTCGCGCGGAACTTTGATGGGAAGCGGCGCTGTGGTCGACGCTGCGACGATTCTCAAAACTAAGATTGCTTCGATTGTAGCAAGCCGTTTATCGACAATTCCCGAGGATATTCAGTTCTTTGATGGCAACGTATCCGCTCGTTCCAACGGAAATGCGATTTCTTTTGCCGACGCGATTGCTGAGTTGTACCAACAACAGGAGTTCCCATTTGCCTTCGGCGTCTACCGTGCCCCGCGAGTCAGTTGGGAAGAGGAGACCGGACAGGGCGACGCGTATTTTACTTGGGTGTACGGTTGTCAAGCGGTGGAAGTCAGTGTAAATGCAACAACCGGAAAAGTGAAAGTATTGAATGTGGTCGCCGCCCACGATGTCGGTCGCGCAATTCATCGCGAACGGGTTTTGGGACAATTCTATGGTGGTGTCGCGATGGGGATGGGGTATGCGCTTTCCGAACAAGTAAAAGCAACCGATGGAAAAATCACCACGCTGAATTTCAATACCTATCGAATACCACGCGCCACCGACGTGCCAGAGATCCAAGCGATTATCTTGGAAAATCGCGACCCAGTTTCGCGTTCCGGTGCGAAAGGAATCGGCGAACCGACCAATGAACTGATGGCGCCTGCGATTGCCAATGCCATCTATAACGCGACCGGACAACGGTTCTTCCAGTTACCAATTACCGCGAAAAGCATTGTTAACGCGTTGCATCGGGAGGCTGCCCATGCAGATTAA
- a CDS encoding amidohydrolase family protein yields MKTLLSGGTVYSHGVARRADILVEAGKIIAVEPNIEAKPDTLQIDASGKHLLPGFIDLHVHLDDTIGEFDLADSYETGSCVAIQNGITTIWSFITQQPQQPLTTAIETAKRKAGHNCWCDYGWHLTPTTFDEAAWQEIDQWIEKGFRTFKFYTTYREAGLYLDYPELQTIFQKLSKRVDRILVHCEDETVLQSIAPVQLGDANALSHTLRRPATAEIVAVSRVCEIARDAVVPLHVVHVSSPESVSILQQTKRTSDVTCETAPHYFTLCDDVLRRLDGYRWLCSPPLRDIATMRIHRELAAQPDYFDIFATDHCPFRKKDKVKYRDHVNKVPNGIAGLGALPHLVAQLHSDTERSLLDLANRLSESPARILNIYPRKGILQKGSDADIVMITLTDETRAIQSSLSDVYESYPDQISNLSIALVMKQGEPIVIDGKLVAGKQPGGNCLCLTE; encoded by the coding sequence GTGAAAACGCTGCTTTCAGGTGGAACCGTTTACTCGCACGGCGTTGCCCGGAGGGCAGACATTCTTGTCGAAGCCGGAAAGATTATCGCGGTAGAACCGAACATCGAGGCGAAGCCGGACACCTTACAGATCGATGCGAGCGGGAAACATCTATTACCCGGATTTATCGATCTCCACGTTCATCTCGACGATACAATCGGCGAATTCGATTTGGCGGATAGCTATGAAACCGGCAGTTGTGTTGCCATTCAGAATGGTATAACAACGATCTGGAGCTTTATAACACAACAACCGCAACAACCGTTGACCACTGCAATCGAAACCGCCAAACGGAAAGCCGGACATAATTGCTGGTGCGATTATGGTTGGCATTTAACGCCCACCACGTTTGACGAAGCCGCTTGGCAGGAAATCGACCAATGGATCGAAAAGGGTTTTCGCACTTTCAAGTTCTACACGACCTATCGCGAAGCCGGTTTGTATCTCGATTACCCGGAATTGCAAACCATCTTCCAAAAACTATCGAAACGGGTTGACCGAATCTTAGTGCATTGCGAAGATGAAACAGTTCTCCAATCGATTGCTCCGGTGCAACTGGGGGATGCGAATGCGTTGAGTCATACTTTGCGGCGACCGGCAACGGCGGAGATTGTCGCCGTATCGAGAGTATGCGAAATCGCACGAGATGCCGTTGTACCCCTTCACGTTGTGCATGTATCATCGCCGGAGAGTGTGTCGATTCTACAACAGACGAAACGAACGAGCGATGTTACTTGCGAGACGGCGCCGCATTATTTCACACTTTGCGACGATGTATTGCGTCGACTGGATGGGTACCGTTGGTTGTGCTCGCCGCCGCTGCGGGATATTGCAACGATGCGAATACACCGGGAACTTGCGGCACAACCGGATTACTTCGATATCTTTGCGACCGATCACTGTCCCTTCCGAAAAAAGGATAAAGTCAAGTATCGCGATCATGTAAACAAGGTTCCCAACGGAATCGCCGGGCTCGGGGCATTGCCGCATCTGGTGGCACAACTACACTCAGATACCGAGCGCAGTTTGCTCGATCTCGCAAATCGATTATCGGAAAGCCCCGCCCGAATTCTGAACATCTATCCCCGGAAAGGTATCTTACAAAAGGGATCGGATGCCGACATCGTGATGATAACTCTTACGGACGAAACCCGCGCAATCCAATCTTCGTTATCGGATGTGTATGAATCGTATCCCGATCAAATATCAAATCTCTCGATTGCATTGGTAATGAAACAAGGCGAGCCAATAGTAATCGATGGAAAACTTGTTGCAGGCAAGCAACCGGGAGGGAATTGTTTATGCCTGACCGAATAA
- the thrC gene encoding threonine synthase, with amino-acid sequence MKTLFQYRCSECNHPYERAEVRYLCPVCANKNKPNEPLHGVLEVVFPASINKIDTRNFRELIAAFTPLETEYYPKLPVGNTPFHPAKRLGNYFEYANLWIKNDGLNPSGSLKDRASWLLVGEANRLGIDTIVAASTGNAASALAAVAAAEGKRAIIFVPESAPRGKLLQMLLCGAQVIPVQGTYDDAFAISLAYTNSYPGLNRNTAYHPLTIEGKKTAGLEIYFQNQCRIPDAIVIPVGDGVILRGIYKAFADLLLHGIIDHLPRLIGIQAEGSAAIHRFVVSGKYTSVEHPHTVADSIAVSTPSNAFLAYDAIQKTNGCTIVVSDEEILSAQAILASHSGVFAEPAAATTVAAIPYLSKQANLDKSTQIVLLITGHGLKDPAPALARITVPAAVKTLDEAVARIVTDTESRGNRS; translated from the coding sequence GTGAAAACGCTGTTCCAGTATCGATGCAGCGAGTGTAACCACCCGTATGAGCGAGCAGAAGTACGTTACTTATGCCCGGTTTGTGCAAATAAAAACAAACCGAACGAACCGCTCCACGGCGTTCTCGAAGTCGTGTTTCCCGCGAGTATAAACAAGATCGATACAAGAAATTTTCGTGAACTGATTGCTGCTTTTACCCCGTTGGAAACAGAGTATTATCCCAAGCTTCCGGTTGGGAATACTCCATTTCATCCAGCGAAGAGGTTAGGAAATTATTTCGAGTATGCGAATCTTTGGATAAAGAATGATGGACTGAATCCCAGTGGTTCATTAAAAGATCGTGCTTCATGGTTGCTCGTTGGTGAGGCGAACCGATTGGGAATCGATACGATTGTCGCCGCATCGACCGGAAATGCCGCCAGCGCGCTTGCAGCAGTTGCAGCCGCCGAAGGGAAACGGGCGATTATTTTTGTGCCTGAATCAGCGCCGCGGGGAAAATTGTTGCAGATGTTGCTTTGTGGAGCGCAGGTAATTCCGGTGCAAGGTACCTATGACGACGCTTTTGCGATATCGTTGGCATACACGAATTCCTATCCGGGCTTGAATCGCAATACCGCTTATCATCCGTTGACCATCGAAGGAAAGAAGACCGCGGGGTTGGAAATCTATTTCCAGAACCAATGTCGAATACCGGATGCGATTGTAATACCGGTAGGCGACGGCGTCATTCTCCGCGGCATCTACAAAGCGTTTGCTGATTTACTTCTACATGGAATCATCGACCATCTTCCCCGATTAATTGGCATACAAGCGGAAGGTTCCGCGGCGATTCATCGTTTTGTCGTGTCCGGCAAATATACGAGCGTCGAGCATCCTCATACCGTCGCCGATTCGATTGCGGTGAGTACGCCCAGCAATGCGTTTCTTGCCTATGATGCCATACAAAAAACGAATGGTTGTACGATTGTTGTTTCCGATGAAGAGATACTGTCGGCGCAGGCGATACTGGCGTCTCATTCCGGTGTCTTTGCGGAACCCGCCGCCGCCACGACTGTTGCCGCGATTCCCTATCTATCGAAGCAAGCCAATCTCGATAAGAGCACACAAATCGTTTTGCTGATTACCGGACATGGCTTGAAAGACCCCGCCCCGGCATTGGCTCGCATAACGGTGCCCGCGGCGGTGAAGACGCTGGACGAGGCCGTAGCACGCATTGTTACTGATACCGAGTCGAGAGGCAACCGCTCGTGA
- a CDS encoding YgeY family selenium metabolism-linked hydrolase produces the protein MENIFNIIRNRAKELESETTRFLADLIRTPSFSGKERNVIDVIAAEMRRVGFDEIRIDALGSIIGRIGNGKRIIAFDAHIDTVYAGELSNWSFDPFTPKIEDGKIWGRGTVDQKGGMAAMVYAAKLIKELNLTQEFTLLFTGTVMEEDCDGLCWQHLIQEDNIRPELVVITEPTNLNIYRGHRGRMEMMVHVKGVSAHGSAPERGDNAIYKIARIALEIEQLHKRLRTDPFLGKGSVTVTQVFFNSPSQCAVPDAASIQLDRRLTVGETKESAVAEVRDAANLAGCGDALIEVLTYEEAAYTGKIYPTEKYYPTWVLPADSPYLQAATTAFRETLQREPIVDKWTFSTNGVAIAGMHHIPCIGFGPGNEVYAHAPNEACPIEHLSAAVAFYTALIAQLHYTGNPQ, from the coding sequence ATGGAAAATATTTTCAACATCATTCGCAATCGGGCTAAGGAATTGGAATCGGAAACCACCCGCTTTCTTGCCGATTTGATTCGCACGCCTTCCTTCTCTGGAAAAGAACGCAACGTGATCGATGTCATTGCCGCCGAAATGCGTCGGGTCGGATTCGACGAAATCCGGATCGATGCGCTGGGCAGTATTATCGGACGGATTGGCAATGGTAAACGAATCATCGCGTTCGATGCTCATATCGATACGGTGTATGCCGGAGAGCTGAGTAATTGGTCGTTTGATCCCTTCACGCCAAAAATCGAAGATGGAAAGATTTGGGGACGCGGAACCGTTGATCAAAAAGGCGGCATGGCGGCAATGGTGTACGCGGCAAAATTGATCAAGGAGTTAAACCTCACCCAAGAATTTACTCTGTTGTTTACCGGTACGGTGATGGAAGAAGATTGTGACGGTCTCTGCTGGCAGCACTTGATTCAAGAAGACAACATTCGCCCCGAATTAGTCGTGATTACCGAACCAACCAATTTGAATATCTATCGTGGTCACCGCGGCCGGATGGAAATGATGGTGCACGTGAAAGGGGTGAGCGCGCACGGTTCAGCTCCAGAACGGGGCGATAACGCGATTTACAAGATTGCCCGCATTGCCCTCGAAATCGAGCAGCTGCATAAACGGCTGCGCACCGATCCCTTTTTAGGAAAAGGTTCAGTAACGGTCACACAAGTATTTTTCAACTCCCCTTCGCAATGCGCGGTCCCCGATGCCGCCAGCATTCAATTGGATCGCAGGCTAACAGTAGGTGAAACGAAAGAATCGGCAGTGGCGGAGGTGCGCGATGCGGCGAATCTTGCTGGTTGCGGCGACGCCTTGATCGAAGTATTGACGTACGAAGAAGCCGCCTACACCGGGAAAATCTACCCCACCGAAAAGTATTATCCGACTTGGGTTTTGCCGGCGGATTCGCCGTACTTACAAGCCGCAACTACAGCGTTTCGGGAAACCTTGCAGCGCGAGCCAATCGTCGATAAATGGACATTTAGTACCAATGGTGTTGCCATTGCCGGCATGCATCACATTCCTTGTATCGGTTTCGGACCGGGGAATGAAGTGTACGCCCATGCGCCGAATGAAGCGTGTCCGATCGAGCATTTGAGCGCAGCGGTAGCGTTTTACACGGCATTGATCGCGCAACTTCACTATACAGGTAACCCTCAGTGA
- the ssnA gene encoding putative aminohydrolase SsnA has product MKNPQTTLLIRNGTVITLGNNPRVLPNHSVLIEQGIISAIMPDSECTAHADIEISAAGKLVMPGYINAHMHFYSTFARGMYWLEAVPDFPGKLRTLWWKLDKALTLEDCRYSAYIALIEAIRHGTTTFIDHHASPLAVRGSLSAIAQAVTDCRLRACLCYEVSDRDGEQVAQEGIDENINFLQECNRSEANLLRALFGLHASFTLTDATLQRAASAGIQVGAGFHIHAAEAVADQTITQNKYGKRVIERLHDFSILGEQSIAAHCVHVNDKEIELLAETGTYVAHNPQSNLNNAVGIMDMLKLSQAGVQVVLGTDAMTVKMPEELRVALWCQHLRNDDASAAFIETVNTLFVNNAKLASNLWNQKIGELTEGAAADIILVDYDPPTPFNNETLFGHLVFGIANAAVDTTIVNGNILMRNKQLTLDLDLEGIVAKSRELSQILWQKMQ; this is encoded by the coding sequence ATGAAAAATCCACAAACAACTCTTCTAATCCGGAATGGAACGGTGATCACGTTGGGCAATAATCCACGGGTTTTGCCAAATCATTCCGTCCTGATTGAGCAAGGAATAATCTCCGCAATCATGCCCGATTCGGAATGTACCGCTCATGCCGACATCGAGATTTCGGCTGCTGGCAAGTTGGTGATGCCCGGCTACATCAACGCTCACATGCATTTCTATAGCACGTTCGCGCGCGGGATGTATTGGTTGGAAGCGGTACCCGATTTTCCCGGAAAGCTGCGCACACTCTGGTGGAAACTCGATAAAGCATTGACATTGGAAGATTGTCGATACAGTGCATACATCGCGCTTATCGAGGCGATTCGCCACGGCACGACGACATTCATCGACCATCACGCCAGTCCGCTTGCGGTGCGCGGCTCGCTGTCTGCTATCGCGCAAGCGGTAACCGATTGTCGACTTCGCGCCTGTTTATGCTACGAAGTGTCGGATCGCGACGGCGAACAAGTTGCGCAAGAAGGAATCGATGAGAATATCAATTTCCTGCAGGAATGCAATCGGTCGGAGGCGAATCTTCTCCGTGCGCTGTTTGGTCTACATGCCTCGTTCACGCTGACCGATGCGACGCTGCAACGTGCGGCATCTGCCGGAATACAAGTTGGAGCTGGCTTTCACATTCATGCGGCGGAAGCGGTTGCCGATCAAACAATCACGCAGAATAAGTATGGCAAACGAGTCATCGAGCGGCTGCACGATTTTAGCATTTTAGGCGAACAGAGTATTGCCGCTCATTGCGTCCATGTCAATGATAAGGAAATCGAATTGCTTGCGGAGACGGGTACTTATGTTGCACACAATCCGCAATCGAACTTAAACAACGCTGTCGGTATCATGGATATGCTCAAGCTGTCGCAAGCTGGCGTGCAGGTCGTATTAGGCACCGATGCGATGACGGTGAAGATGCCGGAAGAGCTGCGCGTTGCCTTGTGGTGTCAGCATCTCCGGAATGACGATGCATCTGCCGCGTTTATCGAAACCGTGAATACGCTTTTTGTAAACAATGCGAAACTGGCGTCGAACCTTTGGAATCAAAAAATCGGAGAACTCACCGAAGGCGCTGCCGCCGATATCATCTTAGTCGATTACGATCCGCCGACCCCCTTCAATAATGAGACACTGTTTGGTCATTTAGTATTCGGTATCGCCAATGCGGCAGTCGATACGACGATTGTAAACGGCAACATTTTAATGCGAAACAAACAACTAACACTCGATCTCGATCTTGAGGGTATCGTCGCGAAATCGCGCGAGTTATCGCAAATACTATGGCAGAAGATGCAATAA
- a CDS encoding FAD-dependent oxidoreductase: MQSTIIRKAREHSQIADFTIAKPTGKRVAIVGCGPAGLGAAAVLAQAGCDVTLFDAESEAGGMCRWIPSYRLDPAILDADLNFIRQLGNIEFRFHESVEHPETLLSQGYHAVIVATGLPEPLTLPIPNIEYSTTWKAFLKQQDHSALSSKKVVVIGGGAIAVDCAITAIRAGSQVTMIALEKLSELPLTEFEWKELRHSGVQLIERTKVNAILVADEKITGVETSSVELPDGLEFSPRAVVPVEQEPSISRKADFVVIAIGARNTQPRVDHPNILYAGDCSNGPTTVVEAVAAGKNAAQNILEQLHLVEARPIPEKPVKSRITLLGRKLLPVPLTSSFFGRTIASPFLLSAAPPTDGYEQMAKAYRAGWPGGVMKTAFDDVPIHIPAEYMFIHNKLTYGNCDNVSGHSLQRVCGEIEKLVREFPDRLTIASTGGPVSGDDEYDRNIWQSNTRKLEAAGAMGIEYSLSCPQGGDGTHGDIVSQNAELTAKIIDWVMKISDPNVPKLFKLTGAVTAIQPILQAIHEVLTRYPNKKAGVTLANSFPALEFRPGHRNWDDGYVVGLSGDGVTPISNLTLAKAAGSGVTISGNGGPMDYKSAANFLALGASTVQFCTIVLKYGYGIIDELHSGLSYLLQDRGFLSISELIGCALPFPILQFDEITATKKISAVDPLLCKHCGNCTRCPYLAIELTDEQIPVTDPSKCIGCSLCMQKCFSGALYMRPRSEQELSVLREH; encoded by the coding sequence GTGCAATCGACGATCATTCGGAAGGCTCGCGAACATTCGCAAATCGCGGACTTTACCATCGCGAAACCAACCGGAAAACGAGTAGCAATCGTCGGGTGTGGACCTGCTGGATTAGGCGCAGCGGCAGTCTTGGCGCAAGCTGGGTGCGATGTCACGCTGTTTGATGCGGAGAGTGAAGCGGGTGGAATGTGCCGCTGGATTCCCTCCTATCGACTCGACCCCGCCATATTGGACGCCGATCTCAATTTCATTCGTCAATTGGGTAACATCGAGTTTCGTTTCCACGAATCGGTCGAACACCCGGAAACGCTGTTATCGCAAGGGTATCACGCTGTGATTGTCGCGACGGGATTACCCGAACCGTTGACTCTACCAATTCCTAACATCGAATATTCGACAACATGGAAAGCATTTCTCAAGCAACAAGATCATTCAGCGTTGTCCTCGAAAAAAGTCGTAGTAATCGGTGGTGGCGCTATCGCGGTCGATTGCGCTATAACGGCGATTCGAGCGGGTTCGCAGGTTACGATGATCGCGCTGGAGAAATTGTCGGAGTTACCGCTTACTGAATTTGAATGGAAGGAGCTTCGACATTCCGGTGTCCAGTTAATCGAACGTACTAAAGTAAACGCGATACTGGTTGCCGATGAGAAAATTACCGGAGTAGAAACATCCAGCGTCGAATTGCCCGATGGTCTGGAATTCAGTCCCCGGGCGGTTGTACCGGTTGAGCAAGAACCTTCGATTTCCCGAAAAGCCGATTTTGTCGTGATAGCAATCGGAGCAAGAAATACCCAACCTCGGGTCGATCATCCGAATATTCTCTACGCTGGCGATTGCTCGAATGGTCCGACGACTGTCGTGGAAGCGGTTGCTGCGGGTAAAAACGCCGCCCAAAATATTCTCGAACAATTGCATTTGGTCGAGGCGCGACCCATCCCGGAGAAGCCCGTCAAAAGCCGGATTACATTGCTGGGACGAAAACTATTGCCGGTTCCCTTAACCTCGTCGTTTTTCGGTCGTACGATTGCGTCTCCGTTTTTGCTATCGGCAGCACCACCAACCGACGGTTACGAGCAGATGGCAAAAGCCTATCGTGCCGGTTGGCCGGGCGGTGTGATGAAAACCGCATTCGATGATGTACCTATCCATATTCCCGCCGAGTACATGTTCATACACAACAAACTTACCTATGGCAATTGCGATAACGTTTCCGGACACTCTTTGCAACGGGTTTGCGGCGAGATTGAGAAATTGGTACGCGAGTTTCCGGATCGACTAACCATTGCTTCCACTGGTGGCCCGGTTTCCGGCGACGATGAGTATGATCGCAACATTTGGCAATCGAACACCCGTAAGCTGGAAGCAGCTGGGGCGATGGGAATTGAGTATAGCCTCTCTTGTCCCCAGGGCGGAGATGGCACTCACGGCGATATCGTCTCGCAGAATGCCGAACTAACGGCGAAAATTATCGATTGGGTGATGAAAATCTCCGATCCGAATGTACCTAAGTTGTTCAAGTTAACCGGCGCGGTAACCGCGATTCAACCGATACTACAGGCAATTCATGAAGTATTGACGCGCTATCCCAACAAAAAAGCGGGCGTGACGTTAGCAAACAGTTTTCCGGCGCTCGAGTTTCGTCCCGGGCATCGTAACTGGGACGATGGATACGTCGTGGGGCTATCCGGGGATGGCGTTACGCCGATAAGTAATCTGACATTGGCAAAGGCGGCGGGGAGCGGGGTTACTATTTCAGGAAATGGCGGCCCGATGGATTATAAATCGGCAGCAAATTTCCTCGCCTTAGGCGCATCCACCGTGCAATTCTGTACCATCGTTTTGAAATACGGATACGGCATTATCGACGAGTTGCATTCTGGTTTGAGTTATCTCCTGCAGGATCGTGGATTCCTCTCTATATCGGAACTCATCGGTTGTGCCCTGCCATTTCCGATCCTGCAATTCGATGAAATAACTGCCACTAAGAAAATCTCTGCGGTCGATCCATTACTTTGCAAGCACTGCGGTAATTGTACTCGCTGCCCGTATCTCGCAATCGAACTAACCGACGAGCAGATTCCGGTCACTGACCCATCGAAGTGCATCGGTTGTTCACTCTGTATGCAGAAGTGCTTCTCCGGAGCATTGTATATGCGACCCCGTTCCGAACAAGAGTTATCCGTATTGCGGGAGCATTGA